A part of Tachysurus vachellii isolate PV-2020 chromosome 4, HZAU_Pvac_v1, whole genome shotgun sequence genomic DNA contains:
- the rhebl1 gene encoding ras homolog, mTORC1 binding like 1 encodes MPQPKYRKIAVLGYRSVGKSSLTIQFVEGQFVDAYDPTIENTFNKMVSVNRQDFNLQLVDTAGQDEYSIFPQSHSMDIHGYVLVYSVTSMKSFEVVQVLHDKLLDMVGKIQVPTVLVGNKKDLHMERVIKPEEGKKLADSWGAAFMESSAKENQTAVEVFKLIILEMEKADGNAPSEDKKCCVM; translated from the exons ATGCCTCAACCGAAATATAGAAAGATTGCTGTTTTGGGGTACCGGTCTGTAG GAAAGTCCTCTCTCACTATTCAGTTCGTGGAAGGGCAGTTTGTAGATGCATACGACCCTACAATCGAAAATA CTTTTAATAAAATGGTGTCTGTAAATCGACAAGACTTTAATCTTCAGCTGGTCGACACTGCTGgacag GATGAGTACTCAATTTTCCCACAGTCTCACTCAATGGACATTCACGGTTATGTTCTGGTGTACTCTGTTACCTCAATGAAAAG CTTTGAAGTGGTTCAGGTTCTACATGACAAGCTGCTTGACATGGTTGGAaaaataca gGTGCCTACAGTATTGgttggaaataaaaaagaccTTCACATGGAAAG agttaTTAAACCAGAAGAAGGCAAGAAGTTAGCTGACTCTTGGGGAGCTGCCTTTATGGAATCATCTGCCAAGGAAAACCAG ACAGCTGTAGAAGTTTTTAAGCTGATTATTTTGGAAATGGAGAAAGCAGATGGAAATGCCCCATCTGAGGACAAGAAATGTTGTGTAATGTAG